Within the Gossypium raimondii isolate GPD5lz chromosome 12, ASM2569854v1, whole genome shotgun sequence genome, the region CACGACTGTGACGAGGGTACCACGGCGGTAATTTCGGCGTTGATGCGGCGTCCATATAAACCGcatgattaataacatggttataaTTAGTCATAACGTAAGCGTAAGATATAGAAAGTAAGatgtcatgaatattagaatagcatgaatattagaatagcatCTTACCCCATCCCGCATCTTGTTCAATCATGAGGCGGTATAGCGGGACATTATCGACTTCCGATACCCGGACGAGCACTCCacctacaaaaaacaaatatagcGTTTAGAGTTGGTAACATTAGTCAATATattatgactacaaataatgagaagttatattttatcacatgtTCAGCAGTGGATAAACATACGGTTGGTGTCTAACCGATGCCAAAAACGGCATCCGATCTGGCGCCAGATCGCAATAAAGTGAGAGGCATCCGCCAATGTTGCGAACTTTCGGATCTGTCGCCCAACAAAACTCTCGATACAAGACTGCTAGCACGGTTGAGCCCCAGCTATAGGAGCTAACACTGGACAAGTCAGCTAACAGGGGCAAGTACATCAAATGCACATTGTCGTTGCTTGCATCAGACATGATTTCTCCCCCTATgatatgcatgatgtacgctcgAACAACGCACATCAACTCGCCTTCAGTGGCTGTCGCTGATAATTGTCCATACTTGGCTTTCAGCCATGTAAATGGTAAGCCCGAAAAATATGACTCACCGTCCCCTGGTGAGTCTCCTAGAAGCTGATAGCAAAGTGCATCCGGATCGGTAAATGCAGATAATCCCGTTACGGGACTCCCATCAATTGGGAGCCCAAGCTACAACGCTACATCCTCCAATGTCACCGTGCACTCCCCGcatggaaaatgaaaagtgtgggtctccggGCGCCACTGCTCCACTAGCgcagataataaatcaaagcgCAAGACGGTGTACCGGATTTGTGCTACGGACCCAAATCCGGCTAGCTCTAAGTACGGCATCAACCGTGCATCCGGAGTATTCTTCAAAACACTCACACGGCCCCTTAAAACTCGGTACGAGtcctgatagtgttaaattacagaaaaaattttacgataatattatttctttgtacatctatcctttttaaataaatagaacccgtgattaataaataataaatcataccgcGTTATTAGCTGCATCAGATATGTGGCTTTTAGTGCTAATCAATGAAGCCATTGCGATGcctgcaagttgaaaaaaaagttagtaaaaaactcttacttcggccatttgttcgtatttttttctccgcattttattactttaaaaaatatcttcatttctaattttataattttacataatgttttaaatttattaatttagtgtgtttttaaaattaatttagtgtaaaaaaaCATTATCCCTGCCATTTACTCGTATTATTTAGTGTATTtagtgtaaaattaatttattaatttagtgtgttttttcctctttttatttttttttgttttttacttttttatatatattttggtaaataaaaaaattatatatattttagtaaataaaaaagttataatattttggtaatttttatttttatattattttttataaaacccataataaaacattacaaaaataataaaatattaaaaaataccaaaatattatatatatttttatttaccaaaataaaaaatattaaaaacggtTTTTATTTGGTGTAAGAAAAAATCTTTATCCCCGCCATTTGCTCGTATTTTTTCcgatttttattactttcaataaaaatatttttattttttactttatattatttcattacattttttaaaatatttgtattaactatttctcaatttttaaaagttagtaataaactattattttggccatttgttcgtattttctctccgcattttattattttaaaaatatcgtcattttaaattttataattttatactttttcagtgcattatgtttaaaatttattaaagatataaatttttcgcattttcttactttcgtgaatttgtaattttcgtttttcttttcgtattttatgttttcttaaatatatttctttatcattttacttttaatgttattttcctaACAAAAGTAATTTCAACATCCTAagtcaatttcataaaaaaattcctaatcaacatataatgtacataacatgaatttttcatgctaaatatatctcaaaattatatatcctaaataaattaataaaatacgtaAAATgtacttaacattatttttaacacacaaatattacaaaatcttaaattaataataaaattaccttattttcttttttttccttccttccctcttcttcttctttctttttttttctcttctcctttccttttctttccttatttttctttctttcctcctctttccttttctttccttcgttttctttctttcctctcctttccttttccttctttttctttcttcctttctttcttcttcttgccCT harbors:
- the LOC128035504 gene encoding protein MAINTENANCE OF MERISTEMS-like; amino-acid sequence: MQQDMSEKMRESQDDMMAKLTKLLTGGGDKGKGPMTDIEEGIAMASLISTKSHISDAANNADSYRVLRGRVSVLKNTPDARLMPYLELAGFGSVAQIRYTVLRFDLLSALVEQWRPETHTFHFPCGECTVTLEDLLGDSPGDGESYFSGLPFTWLKAKYGQLSATATEGELMCVVRAYIMHIIGGEIMSDASNDNVHLMYLPLLADLSSVSSYSWGSTVLAVLYREFCWATDPKVRNIGGCLSLYCDLAPDRMPFLASVRHQPWSARPGIGSR